From one Ursus arctos isolate Adak ecotype North America unplaced genomic scaffold, UrsArc2.0 scaffold_26, whole genome shotgun sequence genomic stretch:
- the WNT5B gene encoding protein Wnt-5b isoform X2, which translates to MCPQLNLGVAEPERFHRSLRERCGRSERRWCEEGIPGDKKCHPLGDRTQLSGSGNGAPFRKPTTPGVFPGHWGGRRPRPTMPSLLLLAAALLSSWAQLPAEASSWWSLAMNPVQRPEMFIIGAQPVCSQLPGLSPGQRKLCQLYQEHMAYIGEGAKTGIKECQYQFRQRRWNCSTVDNASVFGRVMQIGSRETAFTYAVSAAGVVNAISRACREGELSTCGCSRTARPKDLPRDWLWGGCGDNVEYGYRFAKEFVDAREREKNFAKGSEEQGRVLMNLQNNEAGRRAVYKMADVACKCHGVSGSCSLKTCWLQLAEFRKVGDQLKEKYDSAAAMRITRKGKLELVNSRFNQPTPEDLVYVDPSPDYCLRNETTGSLGTQGRLCNKTSEGMDGCELMCCGRGYDQFKSVQVERCHCKFHWCCYVKCKKCTEIVDQYVCK; encoded by the exons atgtgtCCTCAGTTGAACCTAGGAGTTGCAGAACCAGAAAGATTTCACAGGAGCTTGAGGGAAAGGTGTGGCAGAAGTGAGAGACGCTGGTGTGAGGAGGGCATCCCCGGGGATAAGAAGTGTCACCCGTTGGGAGACAGAACTCAGCTCTCTGGCAGTGGAAAC GGAGCCCCATTTCGGAAGCCGACCACCCCTGGGGTCTTCCCAGGGCACTGGGGAGGGCGGAGGCCGAGGCCCACCATGCCCAGCCTGCTGCTGCTTGCCGCTGCTCTGCTGTCCAGCTGGGCCCAGCTTCCGGCCGAAGCCAGCTCCTGGTG GTCATTAGCTATGAACCCGGTGCAGAGACCTGAGATGTTTATCATCGGTGCCCAGCCCGTGTGCAGCCAGCTTCCTGGGCTCTCCCCTGGCCAGAGGAAGCTGTGCCAACTGTACCAGGAGCACATGGCCTACATTGGGGAGGGAGCCAAGACAGGCATCAAGGAGTGCCAGTACCAGTTCCGGCAGCGGCGGTGGAACTGTAGCACGGTGGACAACGCGTCTGTCTTCGGGAGAGTCATGCAGATAG GGAGCCGGGAGACCGCCTTCACCTACGCGGTGAGCGCCGCGGGGGTGGTGAACGCCATCAGCCGGGCTTGCCGGGAGGGGGAGCTGTCCACGTGCGGCTGCAGCCGGACGGCGCGGCCCAAGGACCTTCCCCGGGACTGGCTGTGGGGCGGCTGCGGGGACAACGTGGAGTACGGCTACCGCTTTGCTAAGGAGTTCGTGGATGCCCGCGAGCGGGAGAAGAACTTTGCCAAGGGGTCGGAGGAGCAGGGCCGAGTGCTCATGAACCTGCAGAACAACGAGGCGGGGCGGAGG gCGGTGTACAAGATGGCGGACGTGGCCTGCAAATGCCACGGCGTCTCGGGGTCCTGCAGCCTCAAGACGTGCTGGCTGCAGCTGGCCGAGTTCCGCAAGGTGGGGGACCAGCTGAAGGAGAAGTACGACAGCGCGGCCGCCATGCGCATCACCCGCAAGGGCAAGCTGGAGCTGGTCAACAGCCGCTTCAACCAGCCCACCCCGGAGGACCTGGTCTACGTGGACCCCAGCCCGGACTACTGCCTGCGCAACGAGACCACCGGCTCGCTGGGCACGCAGGGCCGCCTGTGCAACAAGACGTCGGAGGGCATGGACGGCTGCGAGCTCATGTGCTGCGGCCGCGGCTACGACCAGTTCAAGAGCGTGCAGGTGGAGCGCTGCCACTGCAAATTCCACTGGTGCTGCTACGTCAAGTGCAAGAAGTGCACGGAGATCGTCGACCAGTACGTCTGTAAATAG
- the WNT5B gene encoding protein Wnt-5b isoform X1 — translation MTKGKEQVSSLICPLPAPHTCLLVLPPQLRPQEEKPKGGGDQAVAQLPWILFRPPSSLGGPRTKISPRLMTRSPCRPLPESPETQGCGSSAGAPFRKPTTPGVFPGHWGGRRPRPTMPSLLLLAAALLSSWAQLPAEASSWWSLAMNPVQRPEMFIIGAQPVCSQLPGLSPGQRKLCQLYQEHMAYIGEGAKTGIKECQYQFRQRRWNCSTVDNASVFGRVMQIGSRETAFTYAVSAAGVVNAISRACREGELSTCGCSRTARPKDLPRDWLWGGCGDNVEYGYRFAKEFVDAREREKNFAKGSEEQGRVLMNLQNNEAGRRAVYKMADVACKCHGVSGSCSLKTCWLQLAEFRKVGDQLKEKYDSAAAMRITRKGKLELVNSRFNQPTPEDLVYVDPSPDYCLRNETTGSLGTQGRLCNKTSEGMDGCELMCCGRGYDQFKSVQVERCHCKFHWCCYVKCKKCTEIVDQYVCK, via the exons ATGACAAAGGGGAAGGAGCAAGTTTCTTCTTTGATCTGCCCCCTGCCGGCCCCACACACCTGCCTGTTGGTGCTCCCGCCCCAGCTGAGACCtcaagaagaaaaaccaaaaggGGGTGGGGACCAGGCTGTGGCCCAGCTTCCCTGGATCCTGTTCAGGCCACCTTCCTCTCTTGGTGGCCCCAGGACAAAAATATCTCCTAGGCTGATGACGCGAAGCCCCTGCCGCCCCCTCCCGGAGAGCCCGGAGACCCAGGGCTGCGGGAGCTCCGCG GGAGCCCCATTTCGGAAGCCGACCACCCCTGGGGTCTTCCCAGGGCACTGGGGAGGGCGGAGGCCGAGGCCCACCATGCCCAGCCTGCTGCTGCTTGCCGCTGCTCTGCTGTCCAGCTGGGCCCAGCTTCCGGCCGAAGCCAGCTCCTGGTG GTCATTAGCTATGAACCCGGTGCAGAGACCTGAGATGTTTATCATCGGTGCCCAGCCCGTGTGCAGCCAGCTTCCTGGGCTCTCCCCTGGCCAGAGGAAGCTGTGCCAACTGTACCAGGAGCACATGGCCTACATTGGGGAGGGAGCCAAGACAGGCATCAAGGAGTGCCAGTACCAGTTCCGGCAGCGGCGGTGGAACTGTAGCACGGTGGACAACGCGTCTGTCTTCGGGAGAGTCATGCAGATAG GGAGCCGGGAGACCGCCTTCACCTACGCGGTGAGCGCCGCGGGGGTGGTGAACGCCATCAGCCGGGCTTGCCGGGAGGGGGAGCTGTCCACGTGCGGCTGCAGCCGGACGGCGCGGCCCAAGGACCTTCCCCGGGACTGGCTGTGGGGCGGCTGCGGGGACAACGTGGAGTACGGCTACCGCTTTGCTAAGGAGTTCGTGGATGCCCGCGAGCGGGAGAAGAACTTTGCCAAGGGGTCGGAGGAGCAGGGCCGAGTGCTCATGAACCTGCAGAACAACGAGGCGGGGCGGAGG gCGGTGTACAAGATGGCGGACGTGGCCTGCAAATGCCACGGCGTCTCGGGGTCCTGCAGCCTCAAGACGTGCTGGCTGCAGCTGGCCGAGTTCCGCAAGGTGGGGGACCAGCTGAAGGAGAAGTACGACAGCGCGGCCGCCATGCGCATCACCCGCAAGGGCAAGCTGGAGCTGGTCAACAGCCGCTTCAACCAGCCCACCCCGGAGGACCTGGTCTACGTGGACCCCAGCCCGGACTACTGCCTGCGCAACGAGACCACCGGCTCGCTGGGCACGCAGGGCCGCCTGTGCAACAAGACGTCGGAGGGCATGGACGGCTGCGAGCTCATGTGCTGCGGCCGCGGCTACGACCAGTTCAAGAGCGTGCAGGTGGAGCGCTGCCACTGCAAATTCCACTGGTGCTGCTACGTCAAGTGCAAGAAGTGCACGGAGATCGTCGACCAGTACGTCTGTAAATAG
- the WNT5B gene encoding protein Wnt-5b isoform X3: MQGAPFRKPTTPGVFPGHWGGRRPRPTMPSLLLLAAALLSSWAQLPAEASSWWSLAMNPVQRPEMFIIGAQPVCSQLPGLSPGQRKLCQLYQEHMAYIGEGAKTGIKECQYQFRQRRWNCSTVDNASVFGRVMQIGSRETAFTYAVSAAGVVNAISRACREGELSTCGCSRTARPKDLPRDWLWGGCGDNVEYGYRFAKEFVDAREREKNFAKGSEEQGRVLMNLQNNEAGRRAVYKMADVACKCHGVSGSCSLKTCWLQLAEFRKVGDQLKEKYDSAAAMRITRKGKLELVNSRFNQPTPEDLVYVDPSPDYCLRNETTGSLGTQGRLCNKTSEGMDGCELMCCGRGYDQFKSVQVERCHCKFHWCCYVKCKKCTEIVDQYVCK, translated from the exons GGAGCCCCATTTCGGAAGCCGACCACCCCTGGGGTCTTCCCAGGGCACTGGGGAGGGCGGAGGCCGAGGCCCACCATGCCCAGCCTGCTGCTGCTTGCCGCTGCTCTGCTGTCCAGCTGGGCCCAGCTTCCGGCCGAAGCCAGCTCCTGGTG GTCATTAGCTATGAACCCGGTGCAGAGACCTGAGATGTTTATCATCGGTGCCCAGCCCGTGTGCAGCCAGCTTCCTGGGCTCTCCCCTGGCCAGAGGAAGCTGTGCCAACTGTACCAGGAGCACATGGCCTACATTGGGGAGGGAGCCAAGACAGGCATCAAGGAGTGCCAGTACCAGTTCCGGCAGCGGCGGTGGAACTGTAGCACGGTGGACAACGCGTCTGTCTTCGGGAGAGTCATGCAGATAG GGAGCCGGGAGACCGCCTTCACCTACGCGGTGAGCGCCGCGGGGGTGGTGAACGCCATCAGCCGGGCTTGCCGGGAGGGGGAGCTGTCCACGTGCGGCTGCAGCCGGACGGCGCGGCCCAAGGACCTTCCCCGGGACTGGCTGTGGGGCGGCTGCGGGGACAACGTGGAGTACGGCTACCGCTTTGCTAAGGAGTTCGTGGATGCCCGCGAGCGGGAGAAGAACTTTGCCAAGGGGTCGGAGGAGCAGGGCCGAGTGCTCATGAACCTGCAGAACAACGAGGCGGGGCGGAGG gCGGTGTACAAGATGGCGGACGTGGCCTGCAAATGCCACGGCGTCTCGGGGTCCTGCAGCCTCAAGACGTGCTGGCTGCAGCTGGCCGAGTTCCGCAAGGTGGGGGACCAGCTGAAGGAGAAGTACGACAGCGCGGCCGCCATGCGCATCACCCGCAAGGGCAAGCTGGAGCTGGTCAACAGCCGCTTCAACCAGCCCACCCCGGAGGACCTGGTCTACGTGGACCCCAGCCCGGACTACTGCCTGCGCAACGAGACCACCGGCTCGCTGGGCACGCAGGGCCGCCTGTGCAACAAGACGTCGGAGGGCATGGACGGCTGCGAGCTCATGTGCTGCGGCCGCGGCTACGACCAGTTCAAGAGCGTGCAGGTGGAGCGCTGCCACTGCAAATTCCACTGGTGCTGCTACGTCAAGTGCAAGAAGTGCACGGAGATCGTCGACCAGTACGTCTGTAAATAG
- the WNT5B gene encoding protein Wnt-5b isoform X4 — translation MNPVQRPEMFIIGAQPVCSQLPGLSPGQRKLCQLYQEHMAYIGEGAKTGIKECQYQFRQRRWNCSTVDNASVFGRVMQIGSRETAFTYAVSAAGVVNAISRACREGELSTCGCSRTARPKDLPRDWLWGGCGDNVEYGYRFAKEFVDAREREKNFAKGSEEQGRVLMNLQNNEAGRRAVYKMADVACKCHGVSGSCSLKTCWLQLAEFRKVGDQLKEKYDSAAAMRITRKGKLELVNSRFNQPTPEDLVYVDPSPDYCLRNETTGSLGTQGRLCNKTSEGMDGCELMCCGRGYDQFKSVQVERCHCKFHWCCYVKCKKCTEIVDQYVCK, via the exons ATGAACCCGGTGCAGAGACCTGAGATGTTTATCATCGGTGCCCAGCCCGTGTGCAGCCAGCTTCCTGGGCTCTCCCCTGGCCAGAGGAAGCTGTGCCAACTGTACCAGGAGCACATGGCCTACATTGGGGAGGGAGCCAAGACAGGCATCAAGGAGTGCCAGTACCAGTTCCGGCAGCGGCGGTGGAACTGTAGCACGGTGGACAACGCGTCTGTCTTCGGGAGAGTCATGCAGATAG GGAGCCGGGAGACCGCCTTCACCTACGCGGTGAGCGCCGCGGGGGTGGTGAACGCCATCAGCCGGGCTTGCCGGGAGGGGGAGCTGTCCACGTGCGGCTGCAGCCGGACGGCGCGGCCCAAGGACCTTCCCCGGGACTGGCTGTGGGGCGGCTGCGGGGACAACGTGGAGTACGGCTACCGCTTTGCTAAGGAGTTCGTGGATGCCCGCGAGCGGGAGAAGAACTTTGCCAAGGGGTCGGAGGAGCAGGGCCGAGTGCTCATGAACCTGCAGAACAACGAGGCGGGGCGGAGG gCGGTGTACAAGATGGCGGACGTGGCCTGCAAATGCCACGGCGTCTCGGGGTCCTGCAGCCTCAAGACGTGCTGGCTGCAGCTGGCCGAGTTCCGCAAGGTGGGGGACCAGCTGAAGGAGAAGTACGACAGCGCGGCCGCCATGCGCATCACCCGCAAGGGCAAGCTGGAGCTGGTCAACAGCCGCTTCAACCAGCCCACCCCGGAGGACCTGGTCTACGTGGACCCCAGCCCGGACTACTGCCTGCGCAACGAGACCACCGGCTCGCTGGGCACGCAGGGCCGCCTGTGCAACAAGACGTCGGAGGGCATGGACGGCTGCGAGCTCATGTGCTGCGGCCGCGGCTACGACCAGTTCAAGAGCGTGCAGGTGGAGCGCTGCCACTGCAAATTCCACTGGTGCTGCTACGTCAAGTGCAAGAAGTGCACGGAGATCGTCGACCAGTACGTCTGTAAATAG
- the WNT5B gene encoding protein Wnt-5b isoform X5, which yields MPSLLLLAAALLSSWAQLPAEASSWWSLAMNPVQRPEMFIIGAQPVCSQLPGLSPGQRKLCQLYQEHMAYIGEGAKTGIKECQYQFRQRRWNCSTVDNASVFGRVMQIGSRETAFTYAVSAAGVVNAISRACREGELSTCGCSRTARPKDLPRDWLWGGCGDNVEYGYRFAKEFVDAREREKNFAKGSEEQGRVLMNLQNNEAGRRAVYKMADVACKCHGVSGSCSLKTCWLQLAEFRKVGDQLKEKYDSAAAMRITRKGKLELVNSRFNQPTPEDLVYVDPSPDYCLRNETTGSLGTQGRLCNKTSEGMDGCELMCCGRGYDQFKSVQVERCHCKFHWCCYVKCKKCTEIVDQYVCK from the exons ATGCCCAGCCTGCTGCTGCTTGCCGCTGCTCTGCTGTCCAGCTGGGCCCAGCTTCCGGCCGAAGCCAGCTCCTGGTG GTCATTAGCTATGAACCCGGTGCAGAGACCTGAGATGTTTATCATCGGTGCCCAGCCCGTGTGCAGCCAGCTTCCTGGGCTCTCCCCTGGCCAGAGGAAGCTGTGCCAACTGTACCAGGAGCACATGGCCTACATTGGGGAGGGAGCCAAGACAGGCATCAAGGAGTGCCAGTACCAGTTCCGGCAGCGGCGGTGGAACTGTAGCACGGTGGACAACGCGTCTGTCTTCGGGAGAGTCATGCAGATAG GGAGCCGGGAGACCGCCTTCACCTACGCGGTGAGCGCCGCGGGGGTGGTGAACGCCATCAGCCGGGCTTGCCGGGAGGGGGAGCTGTCCACGTGCGGCTGCAGCCGGACGGCGCGGCCCAAGGACCTTCCCCGGGACTGGCTGTGGGGCGGCTGCGGGGACAACGTGGAGTACGGCTACCGCTTTGCTAAGGAGTTCGTGGATGCCCGCGAGCGGGAGAAGAACTTTGCCAAGGGGTCGGAGGAGCAGGGCCGAGTGCTCATGAACCTGCAGAACAACGAGGCGGGGCGGAGG gCGGTGTACAAGATGGCGGACGTGGCCTGCAAATGCCACGGCGTCTCGGGGTCCTGCAGCCTCAAGACGTGCTGGCTGCAGCTGGCCGAGTTCCGCAAGGTGGGGGACCAGCTGAAGGAGAAGTACGACAGCGCGGCCGCCATGCGCATCACCCGCAAGGGCAAGCTGGAGCTGGTCAACAGCCGCTTCAACCAGCCCACCCCGGAGGACCTGGTCTACGTGGACCCCAGCCCGGACTACTGCCTGCGCAACGAGACCACCGGCTCGCTGGGCACGCAGGGCCGCCTGTGCAACAAGACGTCGGAGGGCATGGACGGCTGCGAGCTCATGTGCTGCGGCCGCGGCTACGACCAGTTCAAGAGCGTGCAGGTGGAGCGCTGCCACTGCAAATTCCACTGGTGCTGCTACGTCAAGTGCAAGAAGTGCACGGAGATCGTCGACCAGTACGTCTGTAAATAG